TATGACGGCCTTCCAGGCGGGCGCGCCGCATGCCGGTTTTCACCCTTTCCACGATCAGCGACCTTTCCAACTCGGCGATCGCTGCCACGATGATCATGAGGGCCCTGCCCAACGCCCCCTGCGTGTCGATGTTTTCCCTATAAGAGACGTAGGCGATGCCGAGGTGGTCCAGTTCGGAGAGCACTTCGACGAAGTGCTTCACGCTGCGGGCGAGCCTATCGGAGGCCCACACCATCACGACTGCAAAGCGAGCGTGGCGAGCGTCCGACAGCATCCGATCCAGGGCCGGGCGGCGCGCTCGCGCGCCGCTGTAGCCGACATCGATGTACTCCTCGACGACCTCGAAGCCGCGCTGCGCCGCCAGCTGGCGGACGTCATACAGCTGGCTCTCGGCGTTTTGGTCGACAGTCGAGACGCGGCCATAGATGGCGGCCTTCATTGCAGCAGCTCCAAGCCGGCTTCCTCCAGGTGTTCCAGTTCGCAGATCCGCAGGTGCAGGCCCAGCACCTGCCCCCAGCGCGGCGCGTCCGACAGCACCTCCTCGATCCACAGGTCCTGGTAGCCGTCTGCCATGGCCTCGAAGCTGGCCCGCAGCTCTTCGATCGTCGGCGGCGCCGTCCGGCCCCGCACCGTCTTCTTCTTCATCGTCGGTCCTTCTTATGTAGGCTGGGTGGGCGATGCTGAAGATAAGCCTCGATCAGCTCGACGAGGATGTCGCTCATGTTCTTGTCCTCGTCCAGGGCCATCTGCTTCAGTTTCTTGTGCAGCTTCTTGTCCAGGTTGAAGGTCAGCCGGGTGTATCCCTCCGGCACCTGTGCGGAGATCGGCATGGCGTGCTCACCTCCTCGGTGACAGCGGTGAGCATAACTGGCCGATGCGATGCCAAGTAAGTGGGCACGGTGGCACCGTCCTTTAGGCTGCTGCCGACAGTACGTGCTCAGCCAGCAGCTCGGGGTGGAAGAGCAGTTGACGGACGGCCCAGGCCGCGAGTTCCTCTGGTTCCAGCCCGAGTACTTCGGCGAGCGACCAAGCCTGTGACGGCGACGGGATCCAGCGGCCTTCCTCGAGCCGGCGGATCTCACGGGC
Above is a window of Candidatus Binatia bacterium DNA encoding:
- a CDS encoding recombinase family protein → MKAAIYGRVSTVDQNAESQLYDVRQLAAQRGFEVVEEYIDVGYSGARARRPALDRMLSDARHARFAVVMVWASDRLARSVKHFVEVLSELDHLGIAYVSYRENIDTQGALGRALMIIVAAIAELERSLIVERVKTGMRRARLEGRHIGRRPLDLDHVAIRRDRARGMSLGQLAQAYHISRTTVRRVLALAPKGVPQAEPQTQENRRPETAA
- a CDS encoding ribbon-helix-helix protein, CopG family, whose protein sequence is MPISAQVPEGYTRLTFNLDKKLHKKLKQMALDEDKNMSDILVELIEAYLQHRPPSLHKKDRR
- a CDS encoding helix-turn-helix transcriptional regulator codes for the protein MRYYSVSSPAALGLILAERRRHRNLSVIELGQLCGTTAREIRRLEEGRWIPSPSQAWSLAEVLGLEPEELAAWAVRQLLFHPELLAEHVLSAAA